A DNA window from Thermosynechococcaceae cyanobacterium Okahandja contains the following coding sequences:
- a CDS encoding DNA-directed RNA polymerase subunit alpha, which translates to MAYQIECLETRVEEDQGQYGQFALHPLEPGQGVTVGNALRRVLLSNLPGCAVTAVRIAGVNHEFSTIPGVREDVMDILLQMKQLVVRSHTTEPQMGRIYAQAPESEALTVTAAMIELSSEVEVVNPNHYIATLMPGATLELEFKVECDKGYRSVERVRDDRMALDYLQLDAVFMPVRRVNYSVESIRTSGSEGERPLQDYLKLEIWTNGSLTPQDALNQAASILVELFSPLKEAPLQASEATTADEYDETGQIQIEQLNLSVRAYNCLKRAQVNTVADLLEYSQEDLLEIKNFGQKSAEEVIEALQKHLGITLPPQKAVRSN; encoded by the coding sequence ATGGCATATCAAATTGAATGTTTAGAGACACGGGTTGAAGAGGATCAAGGCCAGTACGGCCAGTTTGCCCTCCATCCCCTAGAGCCGGGTCAAGGGGTGACCGTTGGCAACGCCCTACGGCGGGTGCTGCTGTCTAACTTGCCAGGGTGTGCGGTAACGGCGGTGCGCATTGCCGGGGTGAACCACGAGTTCTCGACCATTCCGGGCGTGCGCGAAGATGTCATGGATATTCTGCTGCAAATGAAGCAGTTGGTGGTGCGCAGCCACACGACGGAACCGCAAATGGGTCGTATTTATGCCCAAGCTCCTGAGTCGGAGGCGCTGACGGTGACGGCGGCCATGATTGAGTTGTCCTCTGAGGTGGAGGTGGTGAATCCCAATCACTACATCGCAACCCTGATGCCGGGTGCCACCTTGGAGTTGGAGTTTAAGGTAGAGTGCGATAAAGGGTATCGCTCGGTGGAGCGGGTACGGGACGATCGCATGGCCTTGGACTACCTGCAACTGGATGCGGTATTTATGCCGGTGCGTCGGGTGAACTATAGCGTTGAATCTATCCGAACCAGTGGCTCGGAAGGGGAACGCCCGCTGCAGGATTATCTGAAGCTCGAGATTTGGACCAATGGTAGCCTGACACCGCAGGATGCCTTGAATCAAGCGGCCAGTATTCTTGTGGAGTTGTTTAGCCCCCTGAAGGAAGCGCCGCTCCAAGCGTCTGAGGCAACAACAGCGGATGAGTACGATGAAACCGGCCAAATTCAAATTGAGCAACTGAATCTTTCGGTGCGGGCGTATAACTGCCTGAAGCGGGCGCAGGTGAATACGGTTGCGGATCTATTGGAGTACTCCCAAGAAGACTTGCTGGAAATCAAAAACTTCGGCCAAAAATCGGCGGAAGAAGTCATTGAGGCTCTGCAAAAGCACTTGGGGATTACGCTGCCGCCCCAAAAGGCTGTTCGCTCTAACTAA
- the rpsK gene encoding 30S ribosomal protein S11, producing MAPSAKRSGSRKQKRNVPSGVAHIQSTFNNTIVSITDPSGEVIAWASAGSSGFKGAKKGTPFAAQTAADSAARRAIDQGMRQIEVMVSGPGSGRETAIRALQAAGLEITLIRDVTPIPHNGCRPPKRRRV from the coding sequence ATGGCACCCTCTGCAAAACGGTCTGGCTCTCGTAAACAAAAGCGCAATGTCCCCAGTGGCGTTGCCCACATTCAATCTACCTTCAACAATACCATCGTCTCCATTACCGACCCCAGCGGCGAAGTCATTGCTTGGGCTTCTGCGGGCTCCAGTGGCTTTAAGGGAGCCAAAAAAGGTACTCCCTTTGCGGCGCAAACCGCTGCTGATAGCGCAGCACGGCGCGCCATTGATCAGGGGATGCGCCAAATTGAAGTCATGGTAAGTGGCCCCGGCTCGGGGCGGGAAACGGCAATTCGGGCACTGCAAGCGGCAGGCTTAGAAATTACCCTGATTCGCGATGTGACCCCGATTCCCCACAATGGTTGTCGCCCCCCCAAACGGCGGCGGGTCTAA
- the rpsM gene encoding 30S ribosomal protein S13 — protein sequence MARIAGVDLPRDKRIEIALTYIYGIGLTRSKEILAKTGVNPDTRTRDLSDADIAALRSAIDEYQVEGDLRRLEAMNIKRLMDIGSYRGRRHRLGLPVRGQRTRTNARTRRGGRRTVAGKKKPAAKK from the coding sequence ATGGCTCGCATTGCTGGTGTTGACTTGCCCCGGGACAAGCGCATTGAAATTGCCTTGACCTACATTTATGGCATTGGCTTAACGCGCTCGAAGGAAATTTTGGCCAAAACAGGGGTAAACCCGGATACCCGCACCCGCGATTTATCGGACGCGGACATTGCTGCCCTGCGCTCTGCCATTGATGAGTACCAAGTGGAAGGGGATCTGCGCCGCCTTGAAGCCATGAACATCAAGCGGCTGATGGATATTGGCAGCTATCGTGGCCGGCGGCATCGTTTGGGGTTGCCGGTGCGCGGACAACGAACCCGCACCAATGCCCGTACGCGCCGTGGTGGTCGCCGCACCGTTGCTGGCAAGAAGAAACCCGCCGCCAAGAAGTAA
- the rpmJ gene encoding 50S ribosomal protein L36, with product MKVRASVRRICEKCRIIRRRGRVMVICTNPKHKQRQG from the coding sequence ATGAAAGTGAGAGCATCGGTACGGCGCATTTGCGAAAAATGCCGCATTATTCGGCGACGCGGTCGGGTGATGGTGATTTGCACCAACCCCAAGCACAAGCAGCGTCAAGGGTAA
- the infA gene encoding translation initiation factor IF-1: MSKQDAIEIEGTVTESLPNAMFRVDLDNGFNVLAHISGKIRRNYIKILPGDRVKVELTPYDLTKGRITYRLRKK, encoded by the coding sequence GTGTCTAAGCAGGATGCCATTGAAATCGAAGGCACGGTGACCGAGTCATTGCCCAACGCCATGTTTCGGGTCGATTTGGACAATGGCTTTAATGTGCTGGCTCACATTTCCGGCAAGATTCGCCGCAATTATATCAAAATTTTGCCGGGCGATCGCGTTAAAGTGGAGCTGACCCCCTACGACCTCACCAAGGGGCGTATTACCTACCGCCTGCGAAAAAAATAA
- a CDS encoding adenylate kinase, which translates to MRLILFGGPGSGKGTQAAILIEHFGIPHISTGDILRAERAAGTPLGQQAQGYMDRGELVPDQVIVDMVANRLQQPDAATGWLLDGFPRNLTQAKVFEAMLADIGQDYHYLLFLDVPAEVLQERALNRAKQAASGQQRSDDTPETILKRVRVYEQETLPMIQQYADHPKFVHVDGTQSIAEVTAAIKARIGEVKCV; encoded by the coding sequence ATGCGGTTAATTTTATTTGGCGGCCCCGGTTCGGGCAAAGGTACCCAAGCAGCCATTCTCATCGAGCATTTTGGTATCCCCCACATTTCCACGGGTGATATTCTGCGGGCCGAACGAGCTGCTGGCACGCCCCTCGGACAGCAGGCTCAAGGGTATATGGATCGCGGTGAACTGGTGCCGGATCAAGTGATTGTGGATATGGTGGCCAATCGTTTGCAGCAGCCGGATGCAGCTACGGGTTGGCTACTGGATGGCTTTCCCCGCAACCTAACGCAGGCCAAGGTTTTTGAGGCGATGTTGGCAGATATTGGCCAAGACTACCATTACTTGCTGTTTTTAGATGTGCCTGCGGAAGTTCTGCAAGAGCGCGCCCTGAATCGCGCCAAGCAAGCGGCCTCCGGTCAACAGCGCTCCGATGATACACCGGAGACCATTCTGAAGCGGGTGCGGGTTTACGAGCAGGAAACATTGCCGATGATTCAGCAGTACGCAGATCATCCTAAATTTGTGCACGTGGATGGCACCCAGAGTATTGCTGAGGTAACTGCTGCCATTAAAGCTCGGATTGGGGAGGTGAAGTGTGTCTAA
- the secY gene encoding preprotein translocase subunit SecY, giving the protein MIVNRGKAPTAQETFMQMAQASGLRGRLLITLGLLILVRLGIYLPIPGIDRAVFAQSVEDNAVIRFLDIFSGGGLSALGIFALGILPYINASIIMQLLTAALPSLERLQKDEGEAGRRKISQITRYVAVGWAVLQSVGIALFVSSIPGAALHPGALFIAEIVLGLTAGSMVVMWISELITERGVGNGASLLIFLSIVAYLPGSVGQTIAFAESGGNVGGIVILVAVFLAMIVGIVFVQEGTRRIPIVSARRQVGRKLYREQTSYLPLRLNQGGVMPIIFASAVLILPSTLAQFTRNELIAQIAAYISPAGPTPWAYVIVYLLLILFFSYFYSSLVVNPVDMSQNLKKMGASIPGIRPGKATSDYLERVLNRLTFLGAIFLGLVAIIPTAVESATRVTTFQGLGATSLLILVGVAIDTSKQIQTYVISQRYEGMVKQ; this is encoded by the coding sequence ATGATTGTGAATCGCGGCAAAGCTCCCACGGCTCAAGAAACCTTTATGCAAATGGCACAGGCCTCGGGCTTGCGGGGGCGACTACTCATTACCCTTGGGCTACTGATTTTGGTGCGCTTAGGCATTTACCTGCCCATCCCCGGCATTGACCGCGCCGTCTTTGCCCAAAGTGTTGAGGATAATGCCGTTATTCGCTTCTTGGATATTTTCTCCGGTGGGGGTCTCTCCGCCTTGGGTATTTTTGCCCTTGGCATCTTGCCCTACATCAACGCCTCGATCATCATGCAACTGCTGACGGCGGCCTTGCCCTCCCTCGAGCGCCTGCAAAAGGATGAAGGGGAAGCCGGGCGGCGCAAAATTTCCCAGATTACCCGCTACGTGGCCGTGGGCTGGGCGGTGCTCCAGAGCGTTGGCATTGCCCTGTTTGTGAGCTCCATTCCGGGAGCCGCCTTACACCCGGGGGCGCTCTTTATTGCCGAAATTGTCCTTGGCCTTACCGCTGGCTCCATGGTGGTGATGTGGATTTCGGAACTGATTACGGAGCGCGGGGTCGGTAACGGTGCTTCGCTGCTCATTTTCTTGAGTATTGTGGCCTACCTGCCCGGCTCTGTGGGGCAAACCATTGCCTTTGCTGAAAGTGGCGGTAACGTTGGCGGCATTGTCATTCTGGTGGCAGTCTTCTTGGCCATGATTGTCGGCATTGTTTTTGTCCAGGAGGGTACCCGCCGCATTCCCATTGTTTCGGCACGGCGACAGGTGGGGCGCAAGCTCTACCGTGAGCAGACGAGCTATTTACCCCTGCGGCTCAATCAAGGGGGCGTGATGCCGATTATTTTTGCCTCTGCGGTTCTGATTTTGCCCTCAACCCTCGCCCAGTTTACCCGTAACGAACTGATTGCCCAAATTGCCGCCTACATTTCCCCCGCAGGCCCAACCCCGTGGGCTTACGTCATTGTTTATTTACTGTTAATCCTATTTTTTAGCTACTTCTACTCCTCCTTGGTGGTGAACCCGGTGGATATGTCCCAAAACCTGAAAAAAATGGGTGCCAGTATTCCGGGGATCCGTCCGGGGAAAGCTACCTCAGATTATCTGGAGCGAGTGCTGAACCGCCTCACGTTCTTGGGCGCAATTTTCCTAGGCTTGGTGGCCATTATCCCCACCGCCGTGGAAAGTGCCACCCGGGTTACCACGTTCCAAGGGTTAGGGGCTACTTCTTTGCTGATCTTGGTGGGGGTGGCCATTGATACCTCAAAACAAATTCAGACCTACGTGATTTCGCAACGCTATGAGGGAATGGTGAAACAGTAA
- the rplO gene encoding 50S ribosomal protein L15, with the protein MRFQDAQPQPGSRRRKRRIGRGISAGQGASGGFGMRGQKSRSGRPTRPGFEGGQNPLYRRLPKLKHFPIVNRTLYTTINVGRLNSLPANSIVTVESLLEAGILTSAKHPLKVLGDGELSVKLEVHAAAFSGSARAKIEAAGGTCVDAVVSDSK; encoded by the coding sequence ATGCGTTTTCAGGATGCTCAACCCCAACCGGGATCGCGGCGACGCAAGCGGCGCATTGGCCGTGGCATCTCCGCCGGTCAAGGAGCCAGTGGTGGGTTTGGGATGCGGGGGCAAAAATCCCGTTCCGGTCGTCCCACCCGTCCGGGCTTTGAAGGGGGACAAAATCCCCTCTACCGCCGACTCCCCAAACTCAAACACTTTCCCATTGTCAACCGGACGCTTTACACTACGATTAACGTCGGTCGTCTCAATAGCCTACCCGCCAATAGCATCGTGACCGTTGAATCCCTCCTAGAAGCGGGGATTCTCACCAGCGCTAAGCACCCCCTAAAAGTGCTCGGAGATGGTGAACTCAGCGTCAAGCTAGAGGTACATGCGGCTGCCTTTAGTGGCAGTGCTCGTGCCAAAATCGAAGCCGCGGGGGGAACCTGTGTTGATGCCGTCGTTAGCGACAGCAAATAG
- the rpsE gene encoding 30S ribosomal protein S5: protein MANRRKNPRKVEKETDWQERVVQIRRVSKVVKGGKKLSFRAIVIVGNERGQVGVGVGKAADVIGAVRKGVADGKKHLIDVPITKSNSIPHPTVGEGGAARVMIRPAAPGTGVIAGGSVRTVLELAGVRNVLAKQLGSSNPLNNARAALEALAALRTFAEVAEEREIPVENLYSK from the coding sequence ATGGCAAATCGTCGTAAAAACCCCCGTAAAGTTGAAAAAGAAACCGACTGGCAAGAACGGGTCGTCCAGATCCGCCGCGTCTCCAAAGTCGTAAAGGGCGGTAAAAAACTCAGCTTCCGCGCCATTGTAATTGTCGGTAACGAGCGCGGCCAAGTGGGTGTCGGCGTTGGCAAAGCGGCCGATGTCATTGGTGCCGTGCGCAAAGGTGTGGCCGATGGCAAAAAGCACCTCATTGACGTGCCCATTACCAAATCTAACTCTATCCCCCATCCCACCGTGGGCGAAGGGGGAGCCGCCCGCGTCATGATTCGCCCCGCCGCCCCCGGAACCGGTGTAATTGCCGGTGGATCCGTGCGCACCGTCCTAGAACTGGCGGGCGTGCGCAACGTCTTGGCCAAACAGTTAGGTTCTAGCAACCCCCTCAACAATGCCCGCGCCGCCCTAGAAGCCTTGGCGGCTCTACGCACCTTCGCCGAAGTGGCCGAAGAACGCGAGATCCCTGTCGAAAACCTTTACAGCAAGTAG
- the rplR gene encoding 50S ribosomal protein L18: MKQTRTAARQSRHQRIRRKVKGTGDRPRLAVFRSHQHIYAQLIDDTRHHTLVAASSVEPDLRQKLGNGSNCAASVEVGRLIAERAKAAGIERVVFDRGGNIYHGRVKALADAAREAGLDF, translated from the coding sequence ATGAAGCAAACTCGTACCGCCGCCCGACAAAGTCGGCATCAGCGCATTCGGCGCAAAGTCAAGGGAACCGGCGATCGCCCCCGCCTTGCGGTCTTCCGTTCCCATCAGCACATCTATGCCCAACTCATTGACGACACCCGGCATCACACCTTGGTGGCCGCTTCCAGTGTGGAACCCGACCTGCGGCAAAAACTCGGAAACGGCAGCAACTGCGCCGCTTCTGTGGAAGTCGGTCGCCTAATTGCGGAGCGAGCCAAAGCCGCGGGCATTGAGCGCGTTGTCTTTGATCGCGGCGGGAATATCTATCATGGTCGCGTCAAAGCCCTTGCGGACGCTGCCCGTGAAGCCGGACTAGACTTTTAG
- the rplF gene encoding 50S ribosomal protein L6 gives MSRIGKRPIPLPKNVTLSLEGQQVTVKGPKGQLSRLLPPEVNVVQEGETILVQRRDDSRTARERHGLCRTLVANMVEGVAQGFSKKLEIQGVGYRAQQQGKNLVLSMGYSHPVEITPPDGITLEIEDNQGKKVQQGTIVLVSGIDKELVGNLAAQIRGVRPPEPYKGKGIRYSGEFVRRKVGKTGKK, from the coding sequence ATGTCTCGTATTGGCAAACGCCCTATTCCCCTCCCCAAAAATGTCACCCTATCCCTTGAGGGGCAGCAGGTCACCGTTAAAGGTCCCAAAGGTCAACTCAGCCGCCTCCTGCCCCCAGAAGTCAACGTGGTGCAAGAGGGGGAAACCATCCTCGTGCAGCGGCGGGACGACTCACGAACCGCCCGCGAACGCCACGGCCTGTGCCGTACCCTTGTAGCCAACATGGTGGAAGGAGTTGCCCAAGGTTTTAGCAAAAAGCTGGAAATCCAAGGGGTGGGGTATCGCGCCCAACAGCAGGGCAAAAATCTGGTGCTGAGCATGGGCTACAGCCACCCGGTGGAAATTACGCCCCCCGACGGCATTACCTTAGAAATCGAAGACAACCAAGGCAAAAAGGTGCAGCAGGGCACCATTGTTCTCGTCAGTGGCATCGATAAAGAACTGGTGGGCAATCTGGCCGCCCAAATTCGTGGCGTGCGTCCACCGGAGCCTTACAAGGGCAAAGGAATTCGTTACTCTGGTGAATTTGTCCGTCGCAAAGTTGGTAAGACAGGGAAGAAATAG
- the rpsH gene encoding 30S ribosomal protein S8 yields the protein MAVNDTIGDMLTRIRNANLARHQTTTIPATRMTRSIAQVLKAEGFIRDYEEQGDGIKRQLVVALKYRGKQRQPIITALKRVSKPGLRVYANSRELPRVLGGIGIAIISTSSGIMTDREARRQGIGGEVLCYVW from the coding sequence ATGGCAGTAAACGACACAATTGGCGATATGCTGACTCGCATCCGCAACGCAAACCTTGCGCGTCATCAAACCACCACGATTCCGGCCACGCGCATGACCCGCAGTATTGCCCAAGTGCTAAAAGCGGAAGGGTTCATTCGCGACTACGAAGAGCAGGGGGACGGCATCAAGCGGCAGTTGGTCGTTGCCCTCAAGTATCGTGGCAAACAACGCCAGCCCATTATTACTGCCCTGAAGCGGGTTAGCAAGCCCGGACTGCGCGTCTATGCCAATTCCCGCGAACTCCCCCGCGTCTTGGGGGGGATTGGGATTGCCATCATTTCCACCTCCAGCGGCATCATGACGGATCGCGAGGCACGGCGGCAAGGCATTGGCGGCGAAGTACTCTGTTACGTTTGGTAA
- the rplE gene encoding 50S ribosomal protein L5 yields MSKRLKDHYTKTVVPQLMQQFQYKNIHQVPKLVKVTVNRGLGEAAQNAKALEATLAEIATITGQKPVVTRAKKAIAGFKIRQGMPVGVAVTLRADRMYSFLDRLINLALPRIRDFRGVNPKSFDGRGNYTLGLREQLIFPEVNYDDIDQIRGMDVSIITTATTDEEGRALLKAMGMPFRDN; encoded by the coding sequence ATGTCCAAACGCCTAAAAGATCACTACACCAAAACGGTTGTGCCGCAGCTCATGCAGCAGTTCCAGTACAAAAACATTCACCAAGTCCCCAAACTTGTCAAAGTGACGGTGAATCGCGGCTTAGGGGAGGCCGCGCAAAACGCCAAAGCCCTTGAAGCCACCCTTGCTGAAATTGCCACTATTACCGGCCAAAAACCGGTAGTCACCCGTGCCAAGAAGGCGATCGCTGGCTTCAAAATTCGCCAAGGCATGCCCGTGGGGGTTGCTGTCACCCTGCGCGCCGATCGCATGTATTCCTTTTTGGATCGGCTGATTAACCTTGCGCTACCCCGCATTCGTGACTTTCGCGGCGTGAACCCCAAAAGCTTTGACGGTCGCGGCAACTACACCTTAGGGCTGCGGGAGCAACTCATTTTTCCCGAAGTGAACTACGACGATATCGATCAAATTCGCGGCATGGATGTCTCAATCATCACCACTGCCACCACTGATGAAGAAGGACGTGCCCTGCTTAAAGCAATGGGTATGCCATTCCGTGATAACTAA
- the rplX gene encoding 50S ribosomal protein L24, which yields MHVKKGDTVQVIAGSDKAKVGEVLAVFPKTSQVIVKGVNLKTKHVKPRQEGESGQIVTKEAPIHSCKVMLYSTKQNVASRICYTYTEDGRKVRMLKKTGEIID from the coding sequence ATGCACGTCAAAAAAGGCGACACCGTGCAAGTCATTGCCGGCAGTGACAAGGCCAAAGTGGGTGAAGTCCTAGCGGTCTTCCCCAAAACCAGCCAAGTCATCGTCAAAGGGGTGAATTTGAAAACCAAGCACGTGAAACCGCGCCAAGAGGGCGAATCTGGTCAAATTGTTACCAAGGAAGCCCCTATCCATAGCTGCAAGGTGATGCTCTACTCAACCAAGCAAAACGTTGCCAGCCGCATCTGCTACACCTACACCGAAGACGGGCGCAAAGTGCGGATGCTCAAAAAAACCGGTGAAATTATTGACTAG
- the rplN gene encoding 50S ribosomal protein L14, producing MIQQETYLNVADNSGAKKLLCIRVLGGGNRRYGSVGDVIIATVKDATPNMAVKKSDVVRAVIVRTRKAIRRESGMSIRFDDNAAVLINQEGNPRGTRVFGPVARELRDKNFTKIVSLAPEVL from the coding sequence ATGATTCAACAGGAAACGTACCTGAACGTTGCCGATAACAGCGGCGCCAAGAAACTGCTCTGCATCCGCGTTCTGGGTGGGGGGAATCGTCGCTACGGCAGCGTTGGTGATGTCATTATTGCCACGGTTAAGGATGCCACTCCCAACATGGCCGTCAAAAAATCCGATGTGGTGCGCGCCGTCATTGTACGCACCCGTAAAGCCATTCGCCGCGAAAGTGGCATGAGCATTCGCTTTGACGATAATGCAGCGGTGCTAATTAACCAAGAAGGCAACCCCCGCGGCACCCGGGTCTTTGGGCCTGTCGCCCGCGAACTGCGGGACAAGAACTTCACGAAAATTGTCTCTTTGGCACCGGAGGTTCTCTAA
- the rpsQ gene encoding 30S ribosomal protein S17 — protein MAVKERVGIVVSDKMDKTVVVAVENRSSHPKYGKIVVKTRRYKAHDENNEAKVGDRVRIRETRPLSRTKRWAIAEILNTGTA, from the coding sequence ATGGCAGTTAAAGAACGGGTGGGCATCGTCGTCAGTGACAAGATGGATAAAACTGTCGTCGTTGCTGTAGAGAATCGCTCCTCCCATCCCAAGTACGGCAAGATTGTCGTCAAAACTCGCCGCTACAAAGCCCACGATGAAAACAATGAGGCCAAAGTGGGCGATCGCGTCCGCATTCGCGAAACCCGCCCCCTCAGTCGCACCAAGCGCTGGGCGATCGCAGAAATTCTCAACACCGGGACTGCCTAA